The following coding sequences lie in one Maledivibacter sp. genomic window:
- a CDS encoding glycosyl hydrolase family 8 → MKKIIIIILSIMAVFCFVRLKSSPKLNIVDVNDKSGFTDEYSQEELCLNFIKESMSSQSGGIYTNYLENPKVEEMASGHEILSESEGLIMLYYARIRDKEEFDKHFNIVKDKMLDKTGLVRWRIKEDDHTLSISSASIDDLRILRALIHAYEVWNDKDYYNMMKKINKGMLKYNIYEGNLNNYYDMEYKYKSQQIDAAYIDLHTIKLLSNINSKWLEVYDNGLNVIEDGYLYDEFPLYKKVYGIDEAKYVDSEVINSIDAFLVILHLSEVGVVKEETIQWIRKQINYGQGIFAQYYVGTGEPVEKVECTATYAIAARIAKNIGDKSLYTAIINRMLALQVQDETNPIYGSFGDIVTLKVYSFDNLQALLAFKP, encoded by the coding sequence ATGAAAAAGATTATAATCATTATTTTGAGTATAATGGCAGTATTTTGCTTTGTTAGGTTAAAGTCCTCACCTAAGCTAAATATAGTGGATGTAAATGACAAAAGTGGTTTTACAGATGAGTATTCACAGGAAGAGCTTTGTTTAAATTTTATAAAGGAAAGTATGTCATCCCAAAGCGGAGGTATATATACCAATTATTTAGAAAATCCTAAGGTTGAAGAAATGGCAAGTGGACATGAGATACTTTCTGAGTCTGAAGGACTTATTATGTTATATTATGCGAGGATTCGAGACAAGGAAGAATTCGATAAGCACTTCAATATAGTTAAGGATAAAATGCTAGATAAGACAGGTTTAGTAAGATGGAGAATTAAAGAAGATGACCATACACTATCAATTAGCAGTGCTAGCATTGATGATCTTAGAATCCTTCGTGCATTAATACATGCCTATGAAGTTTGGAATGATAAAGATTACTATAATATGATGAAAAAAATCAATAAAGGGATGCTGAAATATAACATATATGAAGGTAATTTAAACAACTATTATGATATGGAATACAAATATAAGTCACAGCAAATTGATGCCGCATATATAGATTTACATACAATAAAGCTTCTTTCTAATATAAATAGTAAATGGCTTGAGGTATATGACAATGGATTGAATGTTATTGAAGATGGCTATTTATATGATGAATTTCCATTATATAAAAAAGTCTATGGCATAGATGAAGCTAAATATGTAGATAGTGAAGTTATAAACTCAATAGATGCCTTTTTAGTCATACTGCATCTCAGTGAAGTGGGGGTAGTAAAGGAAGAGACTATACAATGGATAAGGAAGCAAATCAACTATGGACAAGGTATTTTTGCTCAGTATTATGTAGGAACTGGAGAGCCTGTAGAAAAAGTAGAGTGTACTGCTACATATGCCATAGCAGCAAGAATAGCAAAAAATATAGGGGACAAGTCATTATATACAGCCATAATTAACAGAATGTTGGCCCTACAGGTACAAGATGAAACCAACCCAATTTATGGAAGCTTTGGAGATATAGTCACATTAAAGGTGTACTCCTTTGATAACCTTCAAGCCCTATTGGCATTTAAACCCTAG